A single region of the Nocardioides aquaticus genome encodes:
- the lepB gene encoding signal peptidase I, whose protein sequence is MSTKDTAVDRSDQDDDQSSGSRQGLGRWLLGLLVTTVLLALLVKTFLLQAFYIPSTSMEPGLEVGDRILVQKVSTWVGSPDRGDVVVFEDPGGWLGAQGAPEGNVLTSAFGAVGLYPEGGHLVKRVVGVEGDVIECCDAEGRIMVNGDPLEEDEYVRGEDLLCNGPMTGNCDWVAGPVPAGEIFVMGDHRDASGDSTTHLCTDMETDCTDDPFVEEDLVVGTVLATVWPLDRLGLQGGSPASFDDVPDPVTAP, encoded by the coding sequence GTGAGCACCAAGGACACCGCCGTCGACCGGTCCGACCAGGACGACGACCAGTCCTCGGGCTCACGCCAGGGACTGGGCCGGTGGCTGCTCGGCCTGCTCGTCACCACCGTCCTGCTGGCACTGCTGGTCAAGACCTTCCTGCTGCAGGCGTTCTACATCCCGTCCACGTCGATGGAGCCCGGCCTCGAGGTCGGCGACCGCATCCTGGTCCAGAAGGTCTCGACGTGGGTCGGCAGCCCCGACCGCGGTGACGTCGTCGTCTTCGAGGACCCCGGCGGCTGGCTCGGCGCCCAGGGCGCGCCCGAGGGCAACGTCCTGACCTCGGCGTTCGGCGCGGTCGGGCTCTACCCCGAGGGTGGCCACCTGGTGAAGCGGGTCGTCGGCGTCGAGGGCGACGTCATCGAGTGCTGCGACGCCGAGGGCCGGATCATGGTCAACGGCGACCCGCTCGAGGAGGACGAGTACGTCCGTGGCGAGGACCTGCTGTGCAACGGCCCGATGACGGGCAACTGCGACTGGGTCGCCGGTCCCGTGCCCGCGGGCGAGATCTTCGTGATGGGCGACCACCGCGACGCCTCGGGCGACTCCACGACGCACCTGTGCACCGACATGGAGACCGACTGCACCGACGACCCGTTCGTCGAGGAGGACCTCGTCGTGGGGACCGTGCTCGCCACCGTCTGGCCCCTCGACCGCCTCGGCCTCCAGGGCGGCAGCCCGGCGTCGTTCGACGACGTGCCCGACCCGGTCACGGCTCCCTGA
- a CDS encoding DUF2469 domain-containing protein → MSAEELEQYETEMELTLYREYRDVVGIFKYVVETDRRFYLCNQVDVKARTEAGEVFFEVSMTDAWVWDMYRPARFAKNVKVLTFKDVNVEELSGAETEQPLP, encoded by the coding sequence ATGAGCGCCGAGGAGCTCGAGCAGTACGAGACCGAGATGGAGCTGACGCTCTACCGGGAGTACCGCGACGTCGTCGGCATCTTCAAGTACGTCGTGGAGACCGACCGGCGCTTCTACCTGTGCAACCAGGTCGACGTGAAGGCGCGCACCGAGGCCGGCGAGGTCTTCTTCGAGGTCTCGATGACCGACGCCTGGGTCTGGGACATGTACCGCCCGGCGCGCTTCGCGAAGAACGTGAAGGTGCTGACCTTCAAGGACGTCAACGTCGAGGAGCTCAGCGGCGCGGAGACCGAGCAGCCGCTGCCCTGA
- a CDS encoding pilus assembly protein TadG-related protein: MAAILFAVLLPTVLIGMAAIAVDIGMLYREAGRVQRAADAAALSAVTWMPGNLGQATTTARRIAAVNGYAAGGGTTVEVDEGDVSSQLRVTITTTVDNTFGAAIGSPTAQVTRTALADYTAPAPMGSPCNTFGNEPPSTAGAAQPSGTALPAAPFPNCSSNPQFWAAVEGPGTDKVQGDRYGTMPCSTAENCVPGRNSEYRPEGYFFALRVEPAAVGRSLAVQVYDPAYVETGVACGDIDQRYVADRMSDYTPTAGAARYADATSIYCSGDYNPRASSDPVGQPLDTTFLVRQPNATGDPLKSEVVSGCTQQFEGRRTQVASEELRQWTQPTGSKTRYAGFNPELARVFHQWVELCSFTPTMAGNYYLQVRTNRSPGGTAVTNSNESGRSFDPVVWRDNASAGSRDGNVSTTTGLNSFALRVVPSRADLRDDVAVAGYSRMPVLQNAPSSRARFNLIRALPSARGQYIAFDFFDAADGSTGTGGSVRVIAPPDATGSIRSGPGGSVPGCRGALGDAAYTNLGECTVPVKASTHNGKIQQMVIPLPEDYSCNPATLGGCWFQVETNFSGSNVTDFTTWDANIAGDPVRLIE, translated from the coding sequence GTGGCCGCCATCCTGTTCGCGGTCCTGCTGCCGACGGTCCTGATCGGGATGGCCGCGATCGCCGTCGACATCGGGATGCTCTACCGGGAGGCCGGTCGGGTGCAGCGGGCCGCCGACGCCGCGGCGCTCTCGGCGGTCACCTGGATGCCTGGCAACCTCGGCCAGGCGACGACCACCGCCCGCCGGATCGCGGCGGTCAACGGTTATGCCGCTGGTGGCGGCACGACCGTGGAGGTGGACGAGGGTGACGTGTCCAGCCAGCTGAGGGTGACCATCACCACCACCGTGGACAACACCTTCGGCGCCGCGATCGGGAGCCCGACGGCCCAGGTCACGCGCACCGCACTCGCCGACTACACCGCGCCCGCCCCGATGGGAAGCCCCTGTAACACCTTCGGCAACGAGCCACCGAGCACGGCCGGCGCGGCCCAGCCCAGCGGGACCGCGCTTCCTGCGGCGCCCTTCCCCAACTGCAGCTCGAACCCGCAGTTCTGGGCCGCGGTGGAGGGCCCCGGCACGGACAAGGTGCAGGGCGACCGCTACGGCACCATGCCGTGCTCCACCGCTGAGAACTGCGTGCCCGGCCGGAACTCCGAGTACCGCCCCGAGGGCTACTTCTTCGCCCTGCGGGTCGAGCCCGCTGCCGTGGGCAGGAGCCTGGCGGTGCAGGTCTACGACCCGGCCTACGTCGAGACCGGCGTCGCGTGCGGCGACATCGACCAGCGCTACGTCGCGGACCGGATGAGCGACTACACCCCGACCGCCGGCGCGGCCCGCTACGCCGACGCCACCAGCATCTACTGCTCCGGCGACTACAACCCGCGCGCCAGCTCCGACCCCGTGGGACAGCCCCTCGACACCACCTTCCTGGTCCGCCAGCCCAACGCCACCGGCGATCCGCTCAAGTCCGAGGTCGTCTCCGGCTGCACCCAGCAGTTCGAGGGCCGTCGCACCCAGGTCGCGAGCGAGGAGCTGCGGCAGTGGACACAGCCCACCGGCAGCAAGACCCGTTACGCCGGGTTCAACCCCGAGCTCGCGCGCGTCTTCCACCAGTGGGTCGAGCTGTGCAGCTTCACCCCGACCATGGCCGGGAACTACTACCTCCAGGTCCGGACCAACCGCAGCCCGGGCGGCACGGCGGTGACGAACAGCAACGAGTCGGGGCGCAGCTTCGACCCGGTCGTGTGGCGCGACAACGCCTCGGCGGGCAGCCGCGACGGCAACGTCAGCACGACGACCGGCCTGAACTCCTTCGCGCTGCGCGTCGTGCCGTCGCGCGCCGACCTGCGCGACGACGTCGCCGTCGCGGGATACAGCAGGATGCCGGTGCTGCAGAACGCGCCCTCGAGCCGGGCGCGGTTCAACCTGATCCGGGCGCTGCCCTCCGCCCGTGGGCAGTACATCGCCTTCGACTTCTTCGACGCCGCCGACGGGTCCACGGGCACCGGCGGAAGCGTCCGGGTGATCGCGCCGCCGGACGCCACCGGCTCGATCAGGTCCGGGCCGGGCGGTTCGGTGCCGGGGTGCCGGGGGGCTCTCGGCGACGCGGCCTACACCAACCTCGGTGAGTGCACGGTCCCGGTCAAGGCCTCCACCCACAACGGCAAGATCCAGCAGATGGTGATCCCGCTGCCGGAGGACTACAGCTGCAACCCCGCCACCCTGGGCGGCTGCTGGTTCCAGGTGGAGACCAACTTCTCCGGCTCCAACGTCACGGACTTCACGACGTGGGACGCCAACATCGCGGGCGACCCCGTACGCCTGATCGAGTGA
- a CDS encoding TadE/TadG family type IV pilus assembly protein, with amino-acid sequence MRTRRPASERGAVAVEAALVIPILMLLVFGIIEMSLLLRDSLAVTSSVRAGGRVASALAGAGPAGVNEGGDCTAPCTPANAPMLAQMAANAVQTSGSALPEDSVQELWVFRANPQGFPGAAGNDEWTCTVNCVRFRWVPARDQFRYLDGAWASATINACVNSSPDTVGIYLRARHDFITGLFGAGLDVSDSAVFTFEPLPALTCAAGTHP; translated from the coding sequence ATGCGCACCAGACGACCAGCGAGCGAGCGCGGGGCCGTCGCCGTCGAAGCCGCCCTGGTCATCCCGATCCTGATGCTCCTGGTCTTCGGCATCATCGAGATGTCCCTGCTGCTGCGCGACTCCCTCGCGGTCACCTCGAGCGTCCGGGCAGGCGGCCGGGTGGCCTCGGCCCTGGCCGGGGCCGGGCCTGCCGGCGTCAACGAGGGTGGGGACTGCACCGCGCCGTGCACACCCGCCAACGCCCCGATGCTGGCTCAGATGGCGGCCAACGCCGTCCAGACCTCGGGCAGCGCCCTGCCCGAGGACTCGGTCCAGGAGCTCTGGGTCTTCCGGGCCAACCCGCAGGGGTTCCCCGGCGCGGCCGGCAACGACGAGTGGACCTGCACGGTGAACTGCGTGCGGTTCCGGTGGGTCCCGGCCCGGGACCAGTTCCGCTACCTCGACGGCGCCTGGGCCTCGGCGACCATCAACGCCTGTGTGAACTCCTCTCCCGACACGGTCGGCATCTACCTACGCGCCCGGCACGACTTCATCACGGGTCTGTTCGGCGCCGGCCTCGATGTCAGCGACTCCGCGGTGTTCACCTTCGAGCCCTTGCCCGCGCTCACCTGTGCTGCCGGGACCCACCCGTGA
- a CDS encoding GNAT family N-acetyltransferase: MRVAGRLVGSVRGRLVGTTWHVGRLMVAPDLQGRGLGRALLAHAESLAPVEATSCSLVTGAASADNIRMYRKAGYRERPDLEAPPGGVVLTRRISRR; this comes from the coding sequence GTGCGCGTCGCCGGTCGCCTGGTGGGCTCGGTCCGTGGGCGCCTGGTGGGCACCACCTGGCACGTCGGGCGGCTGATGGTCGCGCCGGACCTGCAGGGCCGCGGCCTGGGGCGGGCGCTGCTGGCCCACGCCGAGTCGCTCGCCCCGGTGGAGGCCACGTCGTGCTCGTTGGTCACCGGGGCCGCCAGCGCGGACAACATCAGGATGTACCGCAAGGCGGGCTACCGCGAGCGTCCCGACCTCGAGGCGCCGCCCGGCGGGGTCGTGCTGACCCGACGGATTTCCCGGCGCTGA
- the rplS gene encoding 50S ribosomal protein L19: protein MTNHLVTELGSANKRDDLPSFRGGDTVKVHVKVVEGNRARVQIFQGVVIRVHGSGIGRTFTVRKVSFGVGVERTFPLHSPIFEQIEVVTRGDVRRAKLYYLRNLRGKAAKIRERR from the coding sequence ATGACCAACCACCTCGTCACCGAGCTCGGCAGCGCCAACAAGCGCGACGACCTCCCCAGCTTCCGTGGCGGCGACACCGTCAAGGTCCACGTGAAGGTGGTCGAGGGCAACCGCGCCCGCGTCCAGATCTTCCAGGGCGTCGTGATCCGCGTCCACGGCTCGGGCATCGGCCGCACCTTCACCGTCCGCAAGGTCTCCTTCGGCGTCGGCGTCGAGCGCACCTTCCCGCTGCACTCCCCGATCTTCGAGCAGATCGAGGTCGTCACCCGCGGTGACGTGCGTCGCGCGAAGCTCTACTACCTGCGCAACCTGCGCGGCAAGGCCGCCAAGATCCGCGAGCGTCGCTGA